Proteins encoded in a region of the Carassius gibelio isolate Cgi1373 ecotype wild population from Czech Republic chromosome B5, carGib1.2-hapl.c, whole genome shotgun sequence genome:
- the LOC127957244 gene encoding adenylate kinase isoenzyme 1, whose protein sequence is MADKIKDAKIVFVVGGPGSGKGTQCEKIVAKYGYTHLSSGDLLRAEVASGSERGKQLQAIMQKGELVPLDTVLDMIKDAMIAKADVSKGYLIDGYPREVKQGEEFEKKIGAPALLLYIDAKGETMVQRLLKRGETSGRSDDNEETIKKRLDLYYKATEPVIAYYEKRGIVRKINSELPVDEVFAIVVKAIDELK, encoded by the exons ATGGCAG ACAAAATTAAAGATGCTAAGATCGTCTTTGTGGTGG GCGGCCCCGGCTCAGGAAAAGGCACCCAGTGTGAGAAGATCGTGGCAAAGTATGGCTACACTCACCTGTCCTCAGGTGACCTGCTGCGTGCGGAGGTGGCATCCGGCTCAGAGAGGGGCAAACAGCTTCAGGCCATCATGCAGAAGGGGGAACTCGTGCCTCTG GACACCGTTCTGGACATGATCAAAGACGCCATGATCGCCAAAGCTGATGTCTCAAAGGGCTACCTGATCGACGGATACCCTCGTGAGGTCAAACAGGGAGAGGAGTTTGAGAAGAAG ATCGGCGCTCCAGCTCTCCTGCTGTACATCGACGCTAAAGGTGAGACCATGGTGCAGAGGCTGTTGAAGCGTGGAGAGACCAGCGGCCGCTCCGACGACAACGAGGAGACCATTAAGAAGCGTCTGGACCTCTATTACAAAGCCACTGAGCCCGTCATCGCTTACTACGAGAAGCGTGGCATCGTTAGGAAG ATTAACTCTGAGCTGCCGGTGGATGAGGTTTTTGCTATTGTTGTAAAAGCTATTGATGAGCTGAAGTAA